Proteins from a single region of Primulina tabacum isolate GXHZ01 chromosome 5, ASM2559414v2, whole genome shotgun sequence:
- the LOC142546965 gene encoding Golgi apparatus membrane protein-like protein ECHIDNA: protein MDLNPSAGENYAHPKICFFHVLFKAAALAFYILSALFFDSFVIIFVATVLLSALDFWVVKNVSGRILVGLRWWNEINDDGESVWKFECLDQESLARMNKKDSWLFWWTLYLTAVAWIFFAIFSIIRFQADYLLVVGVCLTLSIANIVGFTKCRKDAKKQLQAFATQTIASRFSSTIQSAFSVV from the exons ATGGATCTAAACCCT TCGGCAGGGGAGAATTATGCTCATCCAAAGATATGCTTCTTCCATGTGCTTTTCAAG GCAGCTGCTTTGGCATTTTATATTCTTTCTGCTCTCTTTTTTGATAGTTTTGTCATCATTTTTGTGGCGACTGTACTTTTATCTGCTCTTGATTTCTGGGTAGTCAAGAACGTTAGTGGACGCATCTTGGTGGGTCTTAGGTGGTGGAATGAAATAAATGACGATGGTGAAAGTGTGTGGAAATTTGAATGTCTCGACCAAGAG TCACTTGCTCGGATGAACAAGAAGGATTCATGGCTGTTCTGGTGGACCTTGTACCTCACA GCGGTCGCATGGATATTCTTTGCTATATTCTCTATCATTAGGTTTCAAGCTGATTATCTTCTTGTTGTTGGTGTATGTTTGACGCTGAGCATTGCCAATATTGTTGGATTTACCAAATGCCGTAAAG ATGCTAAGAAGCAGCTTCAAGCATTCGCTACGCAGACCATTGCGTCTCGATTCTCATCGACCATTCAATCAGCATTTAGTGTCGTTTGA